Part of the Vibrio sp. SS-MA-C1-2 genome, TATCACCAAACTGCCGATGTAACTCTTTATACGCGCCTGTCCCTATTCTTCCCATGCCTAATATCAACACTTTCGCATCACCTGGGTTTATTAAACGGTCTTTTTGATTCAGCCGCTCCATCGTGGTCTCTTTCAACCACTGACTAGAATATTGATAAAATTGATGCCCTAAACGATTCAATGGAGCAGAAATCATAAAGGAAAGAGAGACAGCAAGTGCAATCGCAGTCAGAATATCCGCAGGCATCCAACCTAATTGATACGCTAATCCGCCAACAATCAAACCAAACTCACTGTAATTAAAGAGCGTTAATGACGCTAAAAACGAGGTTCGAACTCTAAAATTAAATTGGTTGAGAATAAAGAAATATAAAACCCCTTTAATAGGTAACATCAGTAATAACAATACAGCCAATACGGCGCCGCTTACAGTAAGCGAAACTGATAAACCAATATTTAAGAAGAAACAAACTAAAAAAAGTTCTTTCATATTAAACAGGGACTTTGAAAGTTCAGAAGCTTTTTTGTGACCAGCAAGCAACATTCCAAGAATCAATGCACCTAGATCCGGCTTCATGCCTACCAACTCAAACAGGCCTGCACCCACCACCAGCGCCATGAAAATACCGAATAGTACCAACATTTCACCGTGGCCGACTTTATCAAGCAAGCGATAAAAAAGAGGACGTAGCAGTGGAAGAGCAAAGAGAGCAATCGCATACCACTCAGGAACTTTACCTGTTGAGGCGGTTAAAAATAATACCGCAAAGATGTCTTGCATTACTAGGATACCGATAGCGATAGTGCCAAAGGTTGCGTTCATCTCTCCTTTCTCTTGTAACGTTTTGACTGCAAACACGGTACTAGAAAAGGAGAGCGCAAAACCCAAAACAATCAGTTCACGGTTGGCCATCTCAGCCAGAGACGTCATTCCTGTTAACTTCAATGCATAGAGAATAAAGGTAAAAAGCAACGTGGTGGCCACATTATGAAGTGTCGAGCCCAGCCAAATCTCTTTACCTAATAAGGTTTTGATATCAAGCTTTAAACCAATAGTAAACAGAAGTAGAAGGACACCAAGATCGGCAAGTGCAGTAATTGTTGGCTGGGTTTGATAACCAAAAAAGTGTAAACCAAAACCAGTAAAAAGGAAGCCAACCATTGGAGGAAGATGACATTTCAGCGCTAAAAAACCTGAGAGGAACGCAGCGGTAATGATAATAACTTCCATATCGACAATAAGCACCTTTTTCTAAAAAATCTATTTTATTTAGTATGTTACAATTGTATGCCAAATCAACAGTAGTTAGCAAGAAAGTAAATATAGTTTAGTAACGGAGAAAATAAATAGTGTCTATCGAGCGCTTATTTATAACATTCAAAATGAAAATTTAAAAGAACAATAAAAAGAGACGAATTGATAATACTTAAGAAAAAATGTCTCTTTTTTATTTCAGATATATACCCTTCTTACTTGAAGTTGCTAGGTTGTTGGCTGAGCTCATTTGCCCCAATCATATAATACATTTATACTCATGGGGCTTCACTCACTTGCCGCCTACTAGCAACGCCAATTACTTTGGGTATAACAACTTTATTTTAAGAAATTCACAGTTTTCAAAATCACTTGTTGCTGCTGATCATTATCTGAGAATACCCCAAAAATATGACCCACTTTTGAAATTTCGATATGCTTTGCCAAAGCTTCACGGTTATTTTCAGTTAAGACTTTTGGTGCATCCGTCACCACTTTATCATCCGTTTCACCGGTAATAAATTGTACATCGCCTTTATAGTGTTTAAAGCTATTAATCACATCATATTGTAGCAACGACTCGATAAACTGATCTGAAACTGTTAATTTTCTAAAACCTAAATCCAAGGTAACTTTACCTTGCTCTTTCGCTGTCGCTTTATCTTGTTGAGAAATCCCTTGATATAACTCATCCAACTGCATTGGCGTTGACCATAAAGAAAGTTTATTGATCTCTTTATAATCACTAAAAGCTAAAATAGAGATCTCTCCCCCTAAACTAAAGCCTTGGACTTCAATATTTGTTGCGCCTTTATCAACTAAAAACTGATACGCATTTTGTGCATCTTCGACCATAGTCGTGATTGATGCTTTATCTGAAGTCACAGGAGAATCACCAAAACCTCTAAAATCAATACGTAGAGAGTTAACCCCTTCTTTCTCTAAACTATTCGCCAATGAAGTATAAAGATCACCCACTTCATGACGAGAAGAACCATAACCATGCAGCATTAAAACGGTTTTAGTCGCTGGTGTATCAGCAACAACATAAGTGCCCACTGCGCCATCAATATTAACGATTGTCTCGTCGGCCATTGCTGTTCCCATAAATAAAGAGCTTATAGCAAAAGTGGCAAATCCTTTTATAAATCTATTTTTCATACTTTCTAATTTCCATTGCTTGACCCAATCAGTTCTTTTACTACTATACCCTTCATACTTGAAGTCGCTAGGTTGTTGGCTGCACTCGTTCGCCCCAATCATAGAGTATACCTATACTCATGGGGCCTCACTCACTTGCCGCCTACTAGCGACTCCAATTATTTTAGGTATATAAATGAAGATTGAGATATTTAATTTATTGATAAGTCCGTATCATACCATCATATTATTCTTATCCACTAATAAATGCAGAGACCTCTTTAATGACAGTAAAACAGAAACTCACACTAATTAGAGGCGTTCCCGGCAGTGGTAAATCAACTTTAGGTGCGACATTAAATGGTACATTACTCGAAGCAGATATGTATTTTATTGATAAAAAAGGCAATTATCGTTTCAACGGTAATAAAATAAAGCAAGCCCATCAGTGGTGTCAAAATGAAACTAAAAACGCCCTATTACGAGGGGAAGATGTTATTGTTGCGAATAC contains:
- a CDS encoding cation:proton antiporter family protein, producing the protein MEVIIITAAFLSGFLALKCHLPPMVGFLFTGFGLHFFGYQTQPTITALADLGVLLLLFTIGLKLDIKTLLGKEIWLGSTLHNVATTLLFTFILYALKLTGMTSLAEMANRELIVLGFALSFSSTVFAVKTLQEKGEMNATFGTIAIGILVMQDIFAVLFLTASTGKVPEWYAIALFALPLLRPLFYRLLDKVGHGEMLVLFGIFMALVVGAGLFELVGMKPDLGALILGMLLAGHKKASELSKSLFNMKELFLVCFFLNIGLSVSLTVSGAVLAVLLLLMLPIKGVLYFFILNQFNFRVRTSFLASLTLFNYSEFGLIVGGLAYQLGWMPADILTAIALAVSLSFMISAPLNRLGHQFYQYSSQWLKETTMERLNQKDRLINPGDAKVLILGMGRIGTGAYKELHRQFGDTLLGVEVREEMTDKHKEEGRNVITADATDSDFWARILNTQNVKLVLLAMPHHQANQIALEQLKQKGFEGKVAAIAEYSDQIDGLLESGADAAFNLYNEAGTGFAQHVCDRLKLDLTPRSQKEES
- a CDS encoding carboxylesterase encodes the protein MKNRFIKGFATFAISSLFMGTAMADETIVNIDGAVGTYVVADTPATKTVLMLHGYGSSRHEVGDLYTSLANSLEKEGVNSLRIDFRGFGDSPVTSDKASITTMVEDAQNAYQFLVDKGATNIEVQGFSLGGEISILAFSDYKEINKLSLWSTPMQLDELYQGISQQDKATAKEQGKVTLDLGFRKLTVSDQFIESLLQYDVINSFKHYKGDVQFITGETDDKVVTDAPKVLTENNREALAKHIEISKVGHIFGVFSDNDQQQQVILKTVNFLK
- a CDS encoding AAA family ATPase — its product is MTVKQKLTLIRGVPGSGKSTLGATLNGTLLEADMYFIDKKGNYRFNGNKIKQAHQWCQNETKNALLRGEDVIVANTFIKLWEMQFYLELPHQLNLPIEVEVIELEGRFQNIHQIPNRVIQKMKSQFQPYSYNATATIRHK